Proteins from a single region of Planctomycetota bacterium:
- a CDS encoding metal ABC transporter permease: MIDALSNWDWFLDGWTIGVGALCGVACALLGNFLVLRKMSMMGDAISHAVLPGLAVAFLITGSRASVPMFVGAAAVGVLTALFTEWVRGYGKVDEGASMGVVFTALFALGLVLIVQAADTVEIDPGCVLYGLMEFTPLDTIMLLGVEVPRVAVVLGVVALLNLLFVLAFYKELKLSSFDPQLATTLGVNARLMHYLLMTLVAVTAVASFEAVGNILVVAVLIVPPAAAYLLTDRLPVMIALSVVLAIVGAIVGHVGAIAVPAAFGFGSVSSAGAMAVALGVLLGLSALLGPRHGIVSKAVGRLSLSLRIAREDVLATLYRLEERAAGPASVAVGDVGGVAHLSAGRRRLALGRLSRAGLVDRDTVGRLSLTDAGRDKARQVVRSHRLWETYLDQNASLPSDQLHLAAERLEHATGLDFQAALEAGAGMPAVDPHGRAIPPRETSQEAATGRAT, translated from the coding sequence ATGATCGACGCCTTGTCAAACTGGGACTGGTTTCTCGACGGCTGGACGATCGGCGTCGGTGCGCTCTGCGGCGTCGCGTGTGCGCTGCTGGGCAACTTCCTCGTGCTTCGCAAGATGAGCATGATGGGCGACGCCATCAGCCATGCCGTCTTGCCGGGATTGGCGGTCGCGTTCCTCATCACGGGAAGCCGGGCAAGCGTGCCGATGTTCGTCGGTGCCGCTGCCGTCGGCGTGTTGACGGCGCTCTTCACCGAGTGGGTTCGCGGCTATGGCAAGGTGGACGAGGGCGCGAGCATGGGTGTTGTCTTCACGGCACTCTTCGCGCTCGGTCTTGTCCTGATCGTTCAGGCGGCCGACACGGTCGAGATCGATCCGGGCTGCGTGCTGTACGGATTGATGGAGTTCACACCGCTCGACACAATCATGCTGCTCGGCGTCGAAGTGCCGCGTGTTGCCGTGGTGCTCGGCGTGGTGGCGTTGCTGAATCTGCTGTTTGTCTTGGCCTTTTACAAGGAGCTCAAGCTCTCCAGCTTCGACCCGCAGCTCGCCACGACGCTCGGCGTCAACGCGCGGCTGATGCACTATCTGCTCATGACGCTGGTTGCCGTCACGGCCGTCGCGAGCTTCGAGGCCGTGGGCAACATTCTGGTGGTCGCCGTGCTGATCGTTCCGCCGGCTGCGGCGTACCTGTTGACTGATCGTCTGCCGGTGATGATCGCGCTCAGCGTGGTGCTGGCGATCGTCGGAGCAATTGTCGGACACGTCGGCGCGATCGCGGTGCCGGCGGCGTTCGGCTTCGGCAGTGTCAGCAGCGCCGGGGCGATGGCCGTCGCGCTGGGCGTGTTGCTCGGACTGTCGGCTTTGCTTGGCCCACGGCACGGCATTGTCAGCAAGGCGGTCGGGCGGCTGAGTCTGTCACTGCGGATCGCTCGCGAGGACGTACTCGCAACGCTCTACCGGCTCGAAGAGCGAGCGGCCGGGCCCGCGTCAGTGGCCGTTGGCGATGTCGGCGGCGTTGCTCATCTGTCTGCGGGCCGGCGTCGCCTCGCGCTCGGCAGGCTCTCACGCGCCGGCCTTGTGGATCGCGACACCGTCGGCCGTCTGTCGCTCACGGACGCCGGCCGAGACAAAGCTCGGCAGGTCGTCCGCTCGCACCGGCTGTGGGAAACGTACCTCGACCAGAACGCCAGTCTGCCGAGCGATCAACTCCACCTGGCCGCCGAACGGCTGGAGCACGCGACGGGCCTGGACTTCCAAGCCGCCCTCGAGGCCGGCGCTGGCATGCCGGCGGTCGATCCGCACGGCCGTGCCATTCCGCCGAGAGAAACGTCGCAAGAGGCGGCTACCGGTCGAGCGACTTGA
- a CDS encoding family 16 glycoside hydrolase: protein MKHKIIGLALALATTPALAKPTPVDVDGLALGEGLSLRVYDLGKRINRLPTLVEGQTGNVNRTIATPDLEDDDFGIDDLFYSELTGYLVIEEPGEYEFSLVSDDGSAFLIGDQLVIGHDGLHGTESNVDSFITLEAGHYPIRLRHFDKFGGAVLRLSWRPPGSDRLEIIPGKHLRTETDQVRVTSPGKKEFDLPTGDFANTRRPGDRRPLTDVHPATRLVDLRPDGFEPAVGGIDFLPDGRMVICLWEPEGRVVLLDGVTGSDVEASEVSVKTIASGLAEPLGINVLDGDDGPRLFVLQKQELTELIDHDGDEVIDEYRAAVSGWPVSDNFHEFAFGLAERDGLLYGALALAINPGGFTTVPQVPGRGELLEMNPDTGEYRAIAAGLRTPNGIGYGEAGEIYILDNQGDWLPSSKVLRLEEGAFYNSRITPPHPFEERPVAQPVAWLPQGEIGNSPTSPTPVPAGWGPYAGQQFHGDVTHGGVKRVDVETVTDAEGKEVWQGCVFRFSQGLEAGSNRMLVGPDGDLYVGGIGSTGNWGQTGKLRFGLQKLTWTGDVPFEMLHVFPGEDDDGQGIEIVFTTPLAENSGTSPASYRIRQWTYEPNEEYGGPKIDTHDLSIDRVTVSPDRTKAYLHVADETPMIERYVVHVVLRSDGPSPVRGEDEVLPWTTEGFYTLNALPMRAISFSNDGFSTLFDGTPESLASSWRGYKRDDLPEGWIVDDGELVLANPGAGTIVTKDTFESFDLRLEWKVGPGGNSGIFYRVAEDGEHTRFAYETGLEMQVLDDERHPNGRFADQSAGALYDMVAVPEPSPVRPAGEWNAARIVVEGDRLRHYLNGELVADVTLGSDDWNQRLANSKFRDWPRFAKVRRGHIGLQDHGDVVRFRNIRIKSLDR from the coding sequence ATGAAACACAAGATCATCGGGCTCGCACTGGCCCTCGCAACGACTCCGGCGCTTGCCAAGCCGACGCCCGTCGACGTCGACGGCCTTGCCCTTGGCGAAGGTCTGTCGCTACGCGTCTACGACCTTGGTAAGCGGATCAATCGCCTGCCGACACTCGTCGAGGGGCAAACCGGTAACGTCAATCGGACCATCGCGACACCGGACCTGGAAGACGACGACTTCGGCATCGATGACCTGTTCTACTCCGAGCTCACCGGCTATCTCGTCATCGAAGAGCCGGGCGAGTACGAGTTCTCCCTCGTGAGCGACGATGGCAGCGCTTTCCTCATCGGCGACCAGCTCGTCATCGGTCACGACGGCTTGCACGGCACGGAGTCAAACGTCGACAGCTTCATCACGCTCGAAGCCGGCCACTACCCGATCCGCCTGCGTCACTTTGACAAGTTCGGCGGAGCCGTGCTGCGGTTGAGTTGGCGTCCGCCCGGATCGGACCGACTCGAGATCATTCCTGGCAAGCATCTGCGAACCGAGACCGACCAAGTCCGCGTGACCAGTCCCGGCAAGAAGGAGTTCGACTTGCCGACCGGTGACTTTGCCAACACGCGGCGACCCGGCGATCGTCGACCGCTGACGGACGTGCATCCGGCGACACGCCTCGTCGACCTGCGACCCGACGGATTCGAACCGGCCGTCGGCGGCATCGACTTCCTGCCGGACGGGCGGATGGTCATTTGTCTATGGGAACCCGAAGGGCGAGTGGTTTTGCTCGACGGCGTGACCGGCAGCGACGTCGAGGCGAGCGAGGTCTCCGTCAAGACGATCGCCAGCGGATTGGCCGAACCGCTCGGCATCAACGTGCTCGACGGCGATGATGGTCCACGCCTCTTCGTCCTCCAGAAGCAGGAGCTGACCGAACTCATCGACCATGACGGCGACGAAGTGATCGACGAGTACCGCGCCGCCGTCAGCGGCTGGCCAGTGAGTGACAACTTCCACGAGTTCGCCTTCGGCCTGGCCGAGCGCGACGGGTTGCTCTACGGAGCATTGGCGCTAGCGATCAATCCGGGTGGCTTCACGACCGTGCCGCAGGTGCCGGGTCGTGGCGAGCTGTTGGAGATGAACCCGGACACGGGTGAGTACCGAGCCATCGCTGCCGGGCTTCGCACGCCCAACGGCATCGGTTACGGCGAAGCAGGTGAGATCTACATTCTGGACAACCAGGGTGACTGGCTGCCGAGCAGCAAGGTGCTGCGTCTGGAGGAAGGTGCGTTCTACAACTCGCGCATCACACCGCCCCACCCGTTTGAGGAACGGCCTGTCGCTCAACCCGTCGCTTGGCTGCCGCAGGGTGAGATCGGCAACTCGCCCACGTCGCCCACGCCTGTCCCAGCCGGCTGGGGGCCGTACGCGGGACAGCAGTTCCACGGCGATGTCACGCATGGTGGCGTGAAGCGCGTCGACGTCGAGACCGTCACCGACGCCGAAGGCAAAGAGGTTTGGCAAGGTTGCGTCTTCCGCTTCAGTCAGGGACTCGAAGCCGGCAGCAACCGCATGCTCGTCGGCCCCGACGGCGACCTCTATGTCGGCGGCATCGGCTCGACCGGAAACTGGGGCCAGACGGGCAAGCTCCGATTCGGGCTCCAGAAGCTCACGTGGACGGGCGACGTGCCGTTCGAAATGCTTCACGTTTTCCCGGGCGAAGACGATGATGGGCAAGGCATCGAGATCGTTTTTACAACGCCGCTCGCCGAGAACTCCGGTACGTCGCCCGCCAGCTATCGCATCCGGCAATGGACCTACGAGCCGAACGAGGAATACGGCGGACCGAAGATCGACACGCACGACCTCAGCATCGACCGTGTCACCGTCTCACCCGACCGAACCAAGGCGTACCTCCACGTCGCCGACGAGACGCCGATGATCGAGCGTTACGTCGTCCACGTCGTCCTTCGCAGCGATGGCCCGTCTCCCGTCCGAGGTGAAGACGAAGTGCTGCCGTGGACGACCGAGGGCTTCTACACGCTTAATGCCCTGCCCATGCGTGCGATCAGCTTCAGCAATGATGGCTTTTCGACGCTCTTCGACGGCACGCCCGAATCGCTCGCATCCAGCTGGCGTGGCTACAAACGCGACGATCTGCCCGAGGGCTGGATCGTTGACGACGGTGAGCTCGTGCTGGCAAACCCCGGCGCCGGCACCATCGTGACCAAGGACACGTTCGAGAGCTTTGATCTTCGCCTCGAATGGAAAGTCGGGCCCGGCGGCAACAGCGGCATCTTCTACCGGGTCGCAGAAGACGGCGAGCACACGCGATTCGCCTATGAGACCGGGCTGGAAATGCAGGTGCTTGACGACGAGCGGCACCCCAACGGCCGGTTCGCGGATCAGTCGGCGGGTGCGTTGTACGACATGGTCGCCGTGCCCGAGCCGTCGCCGGTCCGCCCGGCCGGCGAGTGGAACGCGGCCCGGATCGTGGTCGAGGGCGATCGACTCCGGCACTACCTCAACGGCGAGCTCGTTGCCGACGTCACGCTCGGCAGCGACGACTGGAACCAGCGGCTGGCGAACAGCAAGTTTCGTGATTGGCCACGCTTCGCCAAAGTCCGTCGAGGCCACATCGGCCTGCAAGATCACGGCGACGTCGTGCGGTTCCGGAACATTCGCATCAAGTCGCTCGACCGGTAG